Genomic DNA from Lepeophtheirus salmonis chromosome 9, UVic_Lsal_1.4, whole genome shotgun sequence:
gtgcgaggagaaaagaagaattacttatggcatcattgattaaataatatacatcttcttctatcaatcatgaacgttatcattcccgcctttattattcaatattaatataataatattagatggggatagtcgatagagaactgaataaaatgcctaaaataacgtcgccttctgtctggatttctgaaaatggaggcctaggaatttggaaaatacttaccggatgagaaacagatggtttgtcggatttgtcaatataaatgtgcctttagtcccctgtctagaattacacgccactcattatcctcatctcataactagagtatggatattcatctataaaatcaatttaacgatgaatacatcaagtcagactttaactctgatttcacaaggatgcttattgtatgtaatataaccttatccattgctaatcatctacgttcaaaaaatttatggagaaatacaagggtaaacatatcccttcccgaggaaccatcattaaattaatggaggatgttgttactgatgtcatttatagaaatacatataaaatgttttgattcatccacaccaaatgacgatcaagttatcagtaaaaagtatttacgaatatcgaaatggaactctgaattttgtactatctcacagtaagtattcaaatttttttttaatctaaccataaaatatgattctattttagctaaacatatcaagaattatgatacacaactcagtaaagggcaaaaacaactgcttaaatggtcacaacaacgggggtagtagctttggatggtttgcaacaagtttgtctgagactacttacttcgttttaagacttgggtatgataattaggttttccaatattacatagtcattaaatattacttttttatcacttaaggcttagctatggttgatgggctccaagaaatggtgttcagaaaactcataaaaggcaaaaaccaactgtttaaatggtcacaacaacgagggtagttacattgggtgttgcattataattaacaattgtgtatatccttcatgataatagtatgttgttatataagcatacctaaataacggggggaaatatttttgatgctcttaataaggagtaatatcgccggacattactacataattagcttttgctctaaatctttaagatgaatttatttctaacatttttttattaatatatttattgtctaattttatgattttgacatttactttattatgaataattagttagatctcatcggtagagatatatctatcctgtgcacaattgtatatagcaacttccacatgaagaagaggggtgattatctttttgattaaactctacgtctcgcttgtgtattgcaacctaaagttatgacatatttaactgaattccgatgttagaacaagaaaaaattatctggatcaatctattatttcaatattctttatttataatttattattattaatagttatatgattttaattgtttaattttgtatatttaacttaaatgtttaatggtttattttttagtatgtagattatatttcattaaagccttcttttttaaactttgagcttcaaatatatttcaaatactctactttgtcgtttcattagctattattctgagaataaggttcataatgaattacaatttcatggagtgtgacgttttcaaatctactgtaacggataaaaacatcgaagtcaattatacgtagtatatcttcattaaacattttgctaataaatacattcgttataccctcaaaaatcataataaagcaggcagatgataatcacatcagtattttaaacaatgataccatatgtcttttttcccccctcctcctcgcacgcgtttttctctacaatattatcaactatacttatactctcaaaaatcataataaagcaagcagatgataatcacatcagtattttaaacaatgataccatatgtatttttttccccttctcctctgacgcgtttttctctacaatattatcgaCTTTACTAGTAAGGAGTTCGGGAACGTGCTCATTTGAGGGTAGGAGGACGGGGACTCCTAGAAtccacatatgtatatatcaacACAAATTCGTCACGAATCTAGGCAGTTACAGTCTTAGAATCATACtagtaaatagtaaatatataagtaggacattattattaaaattaagtaacGGATGAATAAAAGACCAGAGATCATGGAACTTCTGGTTACTAAAAATTAGAGATGTTCCAATTTTCTGACGAATAAAAGAACGAAAATTGGACCATTGTCAAACGATAAtcgaataatttcaaataaaagcggttattgtttcaaattatctctatttagaaaattaataaaagattagataatgattgatttataaaataattcaccTTTCCTCCatgtttacttctttttttttttttttatttgtcttttcaaTTTATCTTTCAATGGTGCATGAgcgaattacaaaaaaatatatatattccacaAGGTGCTTTGACATTCTATAGCtaatataagtatagattgcTTGCGGGCACGCACTGGTTTCTCATCTatacaataatgaaaatgcaGCGTAGAATGTAGTGTAGAAATTTTTGTTCCGgagttataatagtaagttcctgttggactcagaatagacgGAGTAATTCTGGCAAATATCCTTGTTTCTATGCTTTACTCatttctcccttgtcacagctgattgcagctgatctaattaaacgtcatgagtattattttttctttccccaaagcattctttaaattgtcagggttaccatgttgatttttggttgatttttCAACAAACCGgtggatagtattattttcatatctGCTGCTGATTGAAAatagattgtatttttttagcttccGGATTTTTTAGAGTTGGTAAACTGAAGattgaactttcttttcctaagctgttatcatttaaattaatactcCTGAAgtgtgaacttcctttcctactacattcaataatatacaaaaccggattgaacatttatgtGTGCTCagaaaagacgaagagtaaccttgaggagtTATACTTGTAAGTctctgttggactcagagtactACAATTGAGGATTGACACCAGAATAATTATTGCAagtatctttgtttatttccttcccgtCACTTTCTCCCTTGACACAGCtcttctcctccaaaatattcttcaaattatcaaggttaccatattgactttgtatttctttttttttctaaaatgccCAAAGTACATACGATTTTTATCTCTAATGGTAATCATTCAGGGAGTCATTATATTTTCCTGCAATAGGGCAGAGCTCTCTGTCgccttatttacaaactaatataattaagtaaacaaAGTTCATGCcttattcattgaaaaaagaaaaaaaaatattttcattttataatataggaAAATGGGATCAGATACAGAGACGAAGTAAAGTATGGCAAGCTTAAAGCGTTAAAAGACATTAGGCAAGCTATAGTTGGGTGCGCGATGgggtataaataataatattacgtagctgtttttaatatttctttaagtaatcttttaataatatttaacaaaaatgaaagtgCGAGACTACTTTAACCTCGAGAGAAACCTTGTTTTCTATGGTTCCTATCATAGCAACCCCGTCAACATTGGGATCCATCTATTATGTATATGGAACATTGCCTGGTCTGCAGTCTATCTCCTTCAATTCACGCCCGTGATATCAAACCTTCTCCCTGAGCCCATAGTGGAGAACTATGCTTTCTTCATACTCTCTCTCTACATCATCGTGTTCCTACTCACAGATTTTATTGCAGGGACTTTAggtaaataatagttataattatatcctTTGATAGGTTGAGAGAGGGATTTAAATTATTCCGTTTTATTTTCTACTACACAAAATAGCCTCCATTCTTAtcattggaatatatttttggacatTGAATTCTGTACAAAATGGAGCATTGATATGTGGATATAATGGATGGAATCTTGCCCTAGGGGTACATATTGGTGGTTGGGTTCTTCAATTTATCGGGCATGGGATTTTCGAAAAGAGAGCTCCTGCTCTCCTTGACAATGTTTTCCAAGCCTTTATTACAGCTCCACTTTTTGTTCTTTTAGAGATCATGTTTTATTTTggttataaaaaggatttatatcAGAAATGCATTcctgaaattcaaaaaaatgttgaggAGTTTAAGAGGAAAAAGTCTTGATAATGATTACTTAAAtgtctgtatttaaaaaaaatgtccctGTTTTGAGTCCATTGCAACGATGGGTCAATATGTAGTGTATAATTTGATcaactttatgaaaaatatatcatgttttatttgtatatattattctatatggaagcattcataaaaacaatatccAATTTCAAGTTTTCATTCAAGTTTGATCCACTAGTTACAAGCAAATTACACGTATTGCTTATGACATGATATTTTGTTGAACATTATTCGTAGTATTTGATTCTTGCAAGtagtttctttcaaaaatgggTCGATTAGATGGTAAAGTAGCACTCATCACTGCTGCGGCTCAAGGAATTGGTCGTGAAACAGCTCTACTCTTTGCAAAGGAAGGAGCGAAGGTCTACGCAACAGATATAAACGAAGCTCTACTCAAGGAGTTGTCTAATCATGAGGGTATATCCATTTTCAAATTAGATGTGACTAATAAGGAAGATGTAATGAATGCCAAGGACTCCATTACTGAGAGCATTGATATACTCTTTAACTGTGCTGGGTAAAAGTCAGGATTTTAATCCCTTGTGGGTCCTATGttcaaataataacttattcCATGCTACTAGATACGTGCACCATGGAAGTATATTGGACTGTGATGAAGACTCATGGAAGCGTAGCTTTGAAATAAATGTAGATAGCATGTATTACATGTGTAAAGCCATTGTTCCCTCCGTAATGTATCATCATAGTTATAACTCGTAACATTTTTAATTCTAATCCATGTTTGATTTATAGATGATTGAGAATAAGAAGGGTGgaagtataataaatatgtccTCCATTTGCTCATCCATCAAAGGTCTCCCAAATCGTTTTGCATATGGAACAACCAAAGCTGCAGTAATTGGATTTACTAAATCCCTAGCATGTGATCTTGTTAAGCACAACATCAGAGTCAACTGCATTTGTCCAGGAACAGTGGATACACCGTCATTGAggtatttgaaaaagtattaaaagatTTACCAATAATTCAAACGTTTTGACTTCATCAGAGGCCGAGTAAATAATACTCCTAACCCAGAGAAAACATACACGGATTTTATCAATCGCCAGCCCATGCAACGACTAGGAACTTCCACAGAAATTGCCAGTTTCGTCCTTACTCTGGCAGAAGACAATGTATTTATGAAAGACAAGTTTAttagtacatttatttatgtatattataatttctttaggGAGCGTATTGTACTGGAGGAGACTATAAAATTGATGGAGGCCTCAGCAtttaacaacaaattaaattaattaatcttatttgtactatttgtgtatatttcaaGTAAcgcctttttttataaatctatgtaCGATATCATTATATGAATCTATACATAagctttgaaaatttgaaacataaaatgaaGCGAGGAATAAAAACTGATAATTactttaatcatatatatatgattaattgaTTTAGGGGAGCAAAAGGAACATtcttccataaatatatatatataacttaatgacatgtatttttataaaatcaatatcgTTTCATAGaactttagttttaaaaatggtttcaaaTTCCAatggaataaaaacttttttcttttcataaattaaaactcTATTTATACCACTCTActtgatataaaacaaaacttttgacACATTTCAAAGTGAACAATACCcgtataaaaaattgatattgttaGTTTTTgcgtttctttaaaaaataagaagggTTATACTATAAGCATCACAAAGATTCACAGGAGCAAAAcccattaaataaatcatttgacaCAATTTAAATCAACATCATCGGATGATAGACCGTAGCCTTCAAAAAGGGTATTATAGCCCCATGGCATATGATCCTTAAACATGGAGGCACGAAGTCGGAGACTACAAGTGAAGGGATTCGTATCATGGAATATTCTTGTTATGATGTCATTCTTCCTCttgaaaataaagagttttgAAGGATGTTCAAGATGAATCAAGTCTCCACCATGACTCACTTTATCTAGCGCCTCCCTCACTTGCATCCATAGCTCTGACTTTAATTCGTTTTCCGTATCACCCATTTCATCTTCGTCGTCATCTTCGTCGGCGTTTGTTTGGATGTCTTCGTCTCCCTCCTCTTCTTGCTCATTCCCACCACTCTTTCTAAAACTTTCCAAAGGGTTAATGTTAAAATCTGACTTTGAGAAAACGAGTCTACACATGTCTCTTCGCCGCATATGCATCCGCTCAAGAGCTTTGATTTGCATAAAGAGCTTAAGAACGTTTGTGAGGGATGCTGAAATGAGTCCATCATTGTTAAACGTGACGGAATAGACATTGGGACACTTGTAGTCTTGTACTTCATCAGAGTAGAAAACGGGAGGGGTTCCATAGCAAAAGCAACGTATAATCGTTCCTGAGGGAATCACTTTTCTACTTTCCCCCTCGGAAAACTCCATCGTAACTAACTGACTAATTCCCGCACCAAGAGAATAGCCCGTGACCATGATTTCGTAGCCTGGATTTTCTTCTAATGTTGATAGAATGAATGGTAAGACCTTTTCCACGATATTACGACATCCGATGGCCATTCCTCTATGAGCATGTCCATGAAGAAATGGCTCTGTGTCGGCATATAAGTCCATAAAAACGTCTTTCATCTCGGGAGCAGGAATCATTCTCGTTCCACAAATCGTGAGAACTACCAACTTTTGATCTCTTTGCAGAGTGAGTGCAAAGTCAGGACAGTGATCTCCCAGATGTTGTTGATCTGTACTATGagcataaataatatcttcttgtgGTATACAAGTCATAGTCGTCCTCAATTGTTCCAGAACGTCCTCTGATGATTGAGTGCGAATACATTTACTGATTTCCACAAGGAGGTGCCAAAAGTATCCAAAGGTAGTAAGGAACTTCTCTGAAAAGTAGATAGAGGGACATTAGACTAAACGAATAAGCTTTTACTTTAAAGATAGATTACCCTGGAGATCATCATTTTGTAGAAAAGAGGTTTCATGATTGTACCAGGcctttgaatcatttttttgtactttatagATAAGACCAAGAGTAAGAAGATATGGAACCCATCGATCATCCTCCTCCATTTCGTCCATTAGGCCATCCCCGTCCAAATCCGTGGCAATCCCTGCAGAAATGCATTCTTCATGATACTTTCTAACCATGATATTAATGATTTTCATAAGAGTGTCGATCTCTGGGTATTTATTAGTGAGGGACATGATGATCTTGGTCTTCATTATACTCTTAATGGAACTAATTCGCTTCATGATCCTTTTGAAAAATGGcataactttaataattatttactttgggTTAGAAGAAGAGGAGGACGACATTGCTAGGCCTTCCTTCCTATCTGTACGCAAATTAAATTGACGCAATGCCCTCATCAAGCAATGTACtaaatcaaaatgattttaagGGAAAATTGAGGCGTGTACACACGCATTACTATGTTACTTTGTTATATATTGTGCTTGTATCACAGTATCGTGACTGTATTCATAAGAATTGAAgcactttctttctttttcatgtCTCATGCTGCATACATCATACCTTTGTTTGTCTCAGAATATAACTTTTCTCCAGCTTAGTTTCTACTTCTAGTTTATAACTCCAAGTGggatcattattaatataattaaagcacACTACTTACACACCACCATCCATTGATTAGGTACTGAAGGAAACTACTAATTCAAGGGGCTTGTCAAAGACTATCAAACAATGAATAAGTGATTcaatagtataatataaataaaaatgatagagATAGCTTCAGCTTTGCAAGtgtcttacttttttaaatattgattcttaAGAGGAAAGTGACGTCATTATTCGACGTACTTTGCTGCTCTATTACCGCACTACGgctaattttaatatgttaacataaaagcaagctagaaatttattgtaaattaaatatactgtatttttcgacaaattatcaAAGTTGTCCCCTTATCGGCCTAGCACTTTCatttcttgaaccgctagaaccggaaccgacaaTGTTGAACAGAGatcgcaatatattgcttatcagtctcggttcttgtgtTTGTTTTcctttatatagaatatatgcagaaaatacaatatatattataaaaaataaattagctttaataaataagttaatttactgattatttttttgttccaattttttttttacgtcgctAGGGGGATACAGTTGTATcggagttccaaatagctaagggcttcttaagGATCTGGAAAAGGGGTTTTATGGACCAGACAGTGTAAATAAAAGTGGGGAatattatggatccaggtccatTACTAAGCTTGTTagggccctataatatgataactgtaatatttcttaagccagggtttctCAAACTTTAATATACCAAGGCCCCctacactaatatatttttaggtgaGGCCCCCTTTATAAGAAACATGTGTTCTATGGATGTGTAAACTGaaatcaatcctcaattctccatcttcctgcccCCTAGCCTCCCCTCACGGCATTACTTGGAAAACCATTGTGTTAAGTAACCTTAGTTTTCGGggcccctgctggaacttgtGGCACTACGCACTCTGCATATAAGGTAGCTGCAgccttgtttgtttttaatatcatttcctgggcccgaattttctaacaaattatacttacatattaaCCCTTAGATGTGttgtaaattacatttgtagtagtcaaaattgatcgtcataatcaaagaatgataaattgacgaatttaatttgaaagacaATATTGGAGTCAATATAAGTCTATCAAATCAACTAgaggttttaaaatatagctaaaattcttggatatcttaactcatccaacaaatttgaagaaaaccCCTATAAttcacttaaatatatatatatatgatgtcataaattgaaggagacgccatctttgggtctcaaagtagaattttttttgtttttactaaataaaatggacaaatttaaaataaattttaattaaactccaaagatgtctttaaaaaaacaactcaatacCTTCATTGAATACGACTCCATGCCAATgttaaacactgatatttgaatgaaatcaaaataataactatagcATTAGTCCGCTCAAGAAATCTTGAGTGCACACccgctcagttactaattttgggAGCCCGCTCTCGCTCAGAAAAAAAGGAACGGCGCGGTTTTTTTCGCTCTTATATgagtatttcattaaatttatatatatatataatttattccaaaatatggAGAGAAATAaggtacaagaataaataaaacttaaagatctaaaattatattcaaaatttaaaaaaatcaatacaatgattaatccaatgttttaactattaaatatttgattcattggcaatagttattttttatcaaagttttcCTCTATTAAGCTTTGACatctattcttaattaattgaCTGCTTATAGAAAATAGCTGAGGACAGCAGTGTATAAATCAGAATGTAACATTTGTGCTTGATTAGATCTAACGgcaattctgccaaatatttgaataacaatgattaaattgatagaattacCACATGCAAATCAGATAGTATTAAGTGTTATTGACTTGTGTTTCCCCAAACAGTCTGTTTTGAGGCAAGTTCAACTGTGCCATACGGTTTGTAATaaccatacattatttacaatggcttataataatccaaataattggttttattagaataattatgttaatacatttttatttatttgtttgtgtgCATTGGGCTCAAAACGTTAGGGAGCGACTGTTTTAGGGGATATGTTATTAGGAGTTTTCGTGCACGATCATCCAGTTAAacctgataattagtttgaggTTGAACTCAGAgttttcaagtttttgaaattatgatcacaaaaaagaatgatttatcTTCCAAACTAATATCCACACACCAAGGAGCTGGCGGTGTGTCTCAGGGAACTGATATCTGAGTTTTCTTAGAGTGACCAGCTACATGAGAGGTCAACTGAAGACAGTAGAGAGCCACAGATACAACATAGGAAAATATATTCGAGCATACCTTGAGACAAGatgcaaaaaaggaaaataaatttaaatgagcGAAAATTAAAATTGCGAGCGCTCTCTCGCTCATTATTCAAAACGATGAGCGTGCTCCCATTCTCGCACAAGAATTTTGAGCGTCGCTCACCAATTTCTTGgtaataatgaatgaaaatccaTATGAAAGGTctaactttgtacaattatttattttttgatcgattaaggaCGAGAAATCGGCACCCTGTCTTAGCCTGACCAAGTTCAAAAAAGGCATCCATGCAAAATAAGTGAATGTAGTAGGGAAAAAAGTTACTCaggacttaaataataatgatagcagctgaggaaaagaaaattaattcttcagattacctaTAACAAGAAAGCGGGCAGCTAAACAATGCGTACTATTTACATTAGAAATACCAGGCCGAGTCACGTGACTAGGATTTTattattggttcattttttgGACCAACCGAGTGAGTCTTGATCAACTCACA
This window encodes:
- the LOC121123955 gene encoding uncharacterized protein — its product is MKVRDYFNLERNLVFYGSYHSNPVNIGIHLLCIWNIAWSAVYLLQFTPVISNLLPEPIVENYAFFILSLYIIVFLLTDFIAGTLASILIIGIYFWTLNSVQNGALICGYNGWNLALGVHIGGWVLQFIGHGIFEKRAPALLDNVFQAFITAPLFVLLEIMFYFGYKKDLYQKCIPEIQKNVEEFKRKKS
- the LOC121123954 gene encoding dehydrogenase/reductase SDR family member 6-like yields the protein MGRLDGKVALITAAAQGIGRETALLFAKEGAKVYATDINEALLKELSNHEGISIFKLDVTNKEDVMNAKDSITESIDILFNCAGYVHHGSILDCDEDSWKRSFEINVDSMYYMCKAIVPSMIENKKGGSIINMSSICSSIKGLPNRFAYGTTKAAVIGFTKSLACDLVKHNIRVNCICPGTVDTPSLRGRVNNTPNPEKTYTDFINRQPMQRLGTSTEIASFVLTLAEDNGAYCTGGDYKIDGGLSI
- the LOC121123952 gene encoding uncharacterized protein isoform X1 is translated as MDGGVIMKRISSIKSIMKTKIIMSLTNKYPEIDTLMKIINIMVRKYHEECISAGIATDLDGDGLMDEMEEDDRWVPYLLTLGLIYKVQKNDSKAWYNHETSFLQNDDLQEKFLTTFGYFWHLLVEISKCIRTQSSEDVLEQLRTTMTCIPQEDIIYAHSTDQQHLGDHCPDFALTLQRDQKLVVLTICGTRMIPAPEMKDVFMDLYADTEPFLHGHAHRGMAIGCRNIVEKVLPFILSTLEENPGYEIMVTGYSLGAGISQLVTMEFSEGESRKVIPSGTIIRCFCYGTPPVFYSDEVQDYKCPNVYSVTFNNDGLISASLTNVLKLFMQIKALERMHMRRRDMCRLVFSKSDFNINPLESFRKSGGNEQEEEGDEDIQTNADEDDDEDEMGDTENELKSELWMQVREALDKVSHGGDLIHLEHPSKLFIFKRKNDIITRIFHDTNPFTCSLRLRASMFKDHMPWGYNTLFEGYGLSSDDVDLNCVK
- the LOC121123952 gene encoding uncharacterized protein isoform X2 codes for the protein MKRISSIKSIMKTKIIMSLTNKYPEIDTLMKIINIMVRKYHEECISAGIATDLDGDGLMDEMEEDDRWVPYLLTLGLIYKVQKNDSKAWYNHETSFLQNDDLQEKFLTTFGYFWHLLVEISKCIRTQSSEDVLEQLRTTMTCIPQEDIIYAHSTDQQHLGDHCPDFALTLQRDQKLVVLTICGTRMIPAPEMKDVFMDLYADTEPFLHGHAHRGMAIGCRNIVEKVLPFILSTLEENPGYEIMVTGYSLGAGISQLVTMEFSEGESRKVIPSGTIIRCFCYGTPPVFYSDEVQDYKCPNVYSVTFNNDGLISASLTNVLKLFMQIKALERMHMRRRDMCRLVFSKSDFNINPLESFRKSGGNEQEEEGDEDIQTNADEDDDEDEMGDTENELKSELWMQVREALDKVSHGGDLIHLEHPSKLFIFKRKNDIITRIFHDTNPFTCSLRLRASMFKDHMPWGYNTLFEGYGLSSDDVDLNCVK
- the LOC121123952 gene encoding uncharacterized protein isoform X3 — translated: MPFFKRIMKRISSIKSIMKTKIIMSLTNKYPEIDTLMKIINIMVRKYHEECISAGIATDLDGDGLMDEMEEDDRWVPYLLTLGLIYKVQKNDSKAWYNHETSFLQNDDLQEKFLTTFGYFWHLLVEISKCIRTQSSEDVLEQLRTTMTCIPQEDIIYAHSTDQQHLGDHCPDFALTLQRDQKLVVLTICGTRMIPAPEMKDVFMDLYADTEPFLHGHAHRGMAIGCRNIVEKVLPFILSTLEENPGYEIMVTGYSLGAGISQLVTMEFSEGESRKVIPSGTIIRCFCYGTPPVFYSDEVQDYKCPNVYSVTFNNDGLISASLTNVLKLFMQIKALERMHMRRRDMCRLVFSKSDFNINPLESFRKSGGNEQEEEGDEDIQTNADEDDDEDEMGDTENELKSELWMQVREALDKVSHGGDLIHLEHPSKLFIFKRKNDIITRIFHDTNPFTCSLRLRASMFKDHMPWGYNTLFEGYGLSSDDVDLNCVK